One genomic window of Punica granatum isolate Tunisia-2019 chromosome 1, ASM765513v2, whole genome shotgun sequence includes the following:
- the LOC116204509 gene encoding uncharacterized protein LOC116204509, producing MSHASHHGSGASEATRAQGAYDMIVHLRQLYQEQARHERFDVSKALFQAKLTEGSPIGPHVLNMIGYVETLGRLGFPLGQELATDLILQLLPNSYSQFVMNYNMNDYNKPLLELLGMLRTAEQDISKGTYVLMVQGTKKKGKGKKKGKKDKGASKCDSGALKPKAKVAKDDYCFH from the coding sequence ATGTCTCATGCTAGTCACCATGGAtccggagcttcagaagcaacacgagcacagggggcgtacgatatgattgTACATCTCAGGCaactctatcaagagcaggcccggcatGAGCGGTTCGACGTATCGaaggcactttttcaggcaaagtTGACTGAGGGCAGCCCGATAGGTCCTCATGTACTCAATATGATTGGGTACGTGGAGACTCTGGGACGATTGGGATTTCCTTTAGGTCAAGAGTTGGCTACAGATTTAATTTTACAGTTGCTGCCCaacagttatagtcagttcgtcatgaactataatatgaatgactataaCAAACCATTGCTTGAACTGCTtggcatgttgagaacagctgagcaagATATCAGTAAAGGGACATATGTTCTGatggtccaggggaccaaGAAAAAGGGCAAAGGCAAGAAGAAAGGCAAGAAGGATAAGGGCGCATCCAAGTGTGACTCGGGTGCATTGAAGCCCAAGGCCAAGGTGGCAAAGGatgattactgctttcattga